From the genome of Candidatus Desulfarcum epimagneticum:
TGGCTTCAGCTCCCCTACGGCGACCAGGCCCTGTTTGTCCTCAAAGACGTGTTTGAAAAAGCCGGAGGATTCCCCGACGCCCCCATTATGGAGGATTATGAGCTGGTCCTTAAGCTCAAAAAAATGGGGCGCGTCCGCCTGGCCTCCCGGGCCGTGTCCACATCCGGCCGGCGGTGGGACGAGCTGGGTTTTTTTAAAACCCTTCTCATCAACCAGGCGATGATCATGGGCCGGCGTCTGAAGGTTGGGCCGAAGACGCTTGAAAAATGGTACAGATATTTTAAATCGTAAAAAAAACAGACCTTAAGGAGACATTATATGGAATGCGCCAAAGAAAAAAACCTTGAAAACTGCAACTGCACATACGAGCCGTGCGCGAAAAAAGGCCTGTGCTGCCAGTGCGTTCAATACCACCTCAAAAGCCGCCAGGTTCCGGGATGTTTTTTTCCCGACGACGCCGAGGCCACGTGGAACCGCTCCTTTGACCATTTCGCGGACCTGGTCTCCCGGGGCCGGGTGTGAGGCGAATCCCGGTCATGGGGTCTTTTTCAGGCTTTGGCGCAGGTTTTGGATTTCCCGGCCGGTGAGACGGCGCCACGCCCCCTCCTTGAGTTTCCCAAGGCTCACGCCGGAAATCCGGACACGTTTCAAATCCGTCACCTCGTTTCCGGCCATCTCCACCATTCGGCGAATCTGGCGGTTTCGCCCCTCCTTGAGGACCATTCGAAACCGCCGGGCCGATATCCGCCGGACCCGGGCCGGGCGGGTTTTTCTTCCCATCAGGACCACGCCGTCGGCCATTCGTTTCAGGGCCTTGTCGGAAATGGGATTTTTCACCGACACCATGTACTCTTTTTCATGGTCAAAGGAGGGATGGGAAAGGGCGTGGTGAAGCGCGCCGTCGTTGGTGAGAATCAGAAGGCCCGTGGAGTCCTTGTCCAGCCGCCCCACGGGAACCACCCGCTCCGGGATGTCCACAAAGTCCAGGACGATGCGAGCGCCGGGCTGGGCGCAGCTGGTCACCACGCCTTTGGGCTTGTTTAAGGCGATGTGAATTTTTTCCAGCGCGATTTCAACTCTTTTTCCCTTAAACGTCACCCGGTCCGACGCCGGGTCCACCTTGATTCCCAGGACGTCGGCCACCTTTCCGTTGACCCGGACATCCCCGGCCAGGATATGGGCCTCGCCCCTGCGCCTGGAGCACACCCCGGCCCGGGAGAGAAATTTCTGAAGTCGGATTCCGGACATTTCCCGGGTCCTTATGTCCGGTGGGTGTAGTCGGCGTTGATGGCCACGTATTCGGCGGTGAGATCGCACGTGAAAACCGAGGCCCGGCCGCTTCCCATGTTCAGATTCGCCGATATGGAAAAGGCGCGTTTTTCCAAAACCGCCGCCGCCTGTTTTTCCGCCCCGTCCCCCAGGCCCGCTCCGTTTCGGGCCACCGGGACATCGTCAAAATCAATATCGATCCGGTCCGGGTCCATTTCGGCGCCCGACCGGCCCAAAGCGGCCATGATCCGGCCCCAGTTGGGGTCCTGCCCGGCAAAGGCCGTTTTCACCAGGCTGGACCCGGCCACGGTGTCGGCGGCGGCCCGGGCCTCGTCATCGGAACGCGCCCCTTTGACGATGATTTCCGCTGTTTTGGAGGCCCCCTCTCCGTCTTCCACGATTTTTCGGGCCAGGTCCAGAAGGACGGCGTCCAGGGCGTTTCGGAAACGTTTGAGATCGGACGGGCTTTCAACCCGGGCCCCGGACACGCCGTTGGCCATGACCAGGGCCATGTCGTTGGTGCTGGTGTCCCCGTCCACCGTGATCCGGTTGAAGGAGGCGGCCGCGCCCTTTTGCAGGGATTCCTTTAAAAGATTCGCGG
Proteins encoded in this window:
- a CDS encoding conserved hypothetical protein (Evidence 4 : Unknown function but conserved in other organisms) produces the protein MECAKEKNLENCNCTYEPCAKKGLCCQCVQYHLKSRQVPGCFFPDDAEATWNRSFDHFADLVSRGRV
- a CDS encoding Pseudouridine synthase, which produces MSGIRLQKFLSRAGVCSRRRGEAHILAGDVRVNGKVADVLGIKVDPASDRVTFKGKRVEIALEKIHIALNKPKGVVTSCAQPGARIVLDFVDIPERVVPVGRLDKDSTGLLILTNDGALHHALSHPSFDHEKEYMVSVKNPISDKALKRMADGVVLMGRKTRPARVRRISARRFRMVLKEGRNRQIRRMVEMAGNEVTDLKRVRISGVSLGKLKEGAWRRLTGREIQNLRQSLKKTP
- the argJ gene encoding Glutamate N-acetyltransferase / Amino-acid acetyltransferase, whose translation is MENNDLLKEFPVKGFLASGVHAGLKDQGPDLGMICSEAPAAAAAVFTSNRVKAAPVLLAMEKIASGRCRCVIVNSGNANCCVGPSGMEAARRMSAAAAGELGIGEDLVIPASTGVIGRKLPIEKIEAAVPSLAASLSPGGMGDFAKSIMTTDTRPKIAFARGDIGGKAFSVAGAAKGSGMIHPDMATMLCFACSDIDIPANLLKESLQKGAAASFNRITVDGDTSTNDMALVMANGVSGARVESPSDLKRFRNALDAVLLDLARKIVEDGEGASKTAEIIVKGARSDDEARAAADTVAGSSLVKTAFAGQDPNWGRIMAALGRSGAEMDPDRIDIDFDDVPVARNGAGLGDGAEKQAAAVLEKRAFSISANLNMGSGRASVFTCDLTAEYVAINADYTHRT